A single window of Syntrophotalea acetylenica DNA harbors:
- the pgi gene encoding glucose-6-phosphate isomerase: MLTQTRAWQRLQEHHRQVSGSHMRDLFDRDDRRMQRFSLQFEDLLFDFSKNRITDQTLELLCDLARECGLADRIEGMFAGEAVNCTEGRAALHVALRNRSNRPMKVDGEDVMPAVNAVLTQMRSFVEGVHSGAWRGFSGERIRDVVNIGIGGSDLGPRMIVQALTPYHHSGLKVHFVSNIDPADLLDTLAGLRPETTLFLVASKTFGTQETLANAHAAKDWFLRCAGDQQHVARHFVAISTHRQRVRDFGIDPENMFTFWDWVGGRYSLWSAIGLSIALAVGMQRFEELLAGAHAVDEHFRSAPFEKNLPVVMALLGIWYINFFGAASHAIVPYAQHLQRLPAYLQQADMESNGKTTTCEGRAVSWDTGPVVWGEPGTNGQHAFFQLLHQGSRLVPVDFLLPACSHYALGAHQDMLLANCLAQAEALMRGRTEDEVRRQLREEGLGTAEIERLAPHRVFPGNRPSNLFMFGKLAPRTLGSLVALYEHKIYVQGVLWGVNSFDQWGVELGKKLADTILSELQGEGDLREHDSSTTALIHRVRCFPRRSGCQSGDSGQQ; the protein is encoded by the coding sequence GTGCTGACCCAGACCAGGGCATGGCAACGCTTGCAGGAACATCACCGGCAGGTTTCCGGTAGCCACATGCGCGATCTTTTTGACCGCGACGATCGGCGGATGCAGCGTTTTTCGCTGCAGTTCGAGGATCTGCTGTTCGATTTCTCCAAAAATCGCATCACCGATCAGACCCTCGAACTGTTATGCGATCTGGCGCGGGAGTGTGGACTCGCGGACCGTATCGAAGGCATGTTCGCCGGAGAGGCGGTCAACTGCACTGAAGGGCGCGCGGCTCTGCACGTGGCGCTGCGCAATCGGTCCAACCGCCCCATGAAGGTCGATGGCGAGGATGTCATGCCGGCCGTCAACGCGGTGTTGACGCAGATGCGAAGCTTCGTCGAAGGGGTGCACAGCGGCGCATGGCGCGGTTTTTCCGGCGAGCGGATCCGTGACGTGGTGAATATCGGCATCGGCGGATCGGATCTCGGCCCTCGCATGATTGTCCAGGCCCTGACCCCATACCACCACTCCGGCCTGAAGGTGCATTTCGTCTCGAATATCGATCCGGCCGACCTTCTCGATACCCTGGCCGGGCTGCGACCGGAAACCACGCTGTTTCTCGTTGCCTCCAAGACCTTTGGTACCCAGGAAACCCTGGCCAACGCGCATGCCGCCAAAGACTGGTTTTTGCGGTGTGCCGGCGATCAACAGCATGTAGCGCGCCATTTCGTGGCCATTTCCACGCATCGGCAGCGGGTGCGGGATTTCGGCATCGATCCGGAAAACATGTTCACCTTCTGGGACTGGGTTGGTGGGCGCTATTCCCTGTGGTCCGCCATCGGCCTGTCCATCGCCCTGGCTGTCGGCATGCAGCGCTTCGAGGAACTGCTGGCCGGCGCGCATGCCGTGGATGAACATTTTCGCAGTGCACCCTTCGAAAAAAACCTGCCGGTTGTCATGGCGCTGCTGGGGATCTGGTATATCAATTTTTTCGGTGCGGCCAGCCATGCCATCGTGCCTTACGCCCAGCATCTCCAGAGGTTGCCTGCCTACCTTCAGCAGGCCGACATGGAAAGCAACGGCAAAACAACTACCTGCGAAGGTCGTGCCGTTAGCTGGGATACGGGACCGGTGGTCTGGGGGGAACCCGGCACCAACGGCCAGCATGCCTTTTTCCAGTTGCTGCACCAGGGGAGCCGGCTGGTGCCTGTCGATTTTCTGTTGCCGGCGTGCAGCCATTACGCCCTGGGAGCACATCAGGATATGCTGCTGGCCAACTGCCTGGCCCAGGCCGAAGCACTGATGCGCGGTCGCACCGAAGACGAAGTCCGTCGACAATTGCGGGAGGAGGGGCTGGGTACGGCGGAAATTGAACGTCTTGCGCCCCATCGGGTTTTTCCCGGCAATCGTCCCAGTAATCTGTTCATGTTCGGCAAACTGGCTCCACGCACCCTGGGGAGCCTGGTCGCCCTTTACGAGCACAAGATTTACGTGCAGGGCGTGTTATGGGGAGTCAATTCTTTTGACCAGTGGGGGGTGGAACTCGGCAAAAAACTTGCAGACACTATTCTGTCCGAGTTGCAGGGCGAGGGGGATTTGCGGGAGCATGACAGTTCGACAACCGCCCTGATTCATCGGGTCCGATGCTTTCCGCGCCGATCCGGTTGCCAGTCCGGGGACAGTGGCCAACAGTGA
- a CDS encoding PAS domain S-box protein, with the protein MNILMLHSYHIEYDWTRDQHAAFVGTLKQRAPQREISFFAEYLDTKRNLYTPDYAAFFAEYLKKKFLGYHLDAIYVTDDNALSLLLRYRQELFPGVPVVFSGVCNLWPGKPGKTALLDGVYERKDVAGNVRIAKAIDPGLKKLYFVGDGGPSHNFIARQVKAEMAKHFPGLAYELVADRSLYKLRGKLAEKVEGTVILTTLGGLLSPDGSTVPIPAAVATLAESGKFKILTMGSNYLTEGVIGGSVVDGFVQGQAAAHVLLRQVLKESPAVDGKGFAATRHVFFYPALQSWKISLKDLPGDSVIIDGPARTIGQHTRLLLGGLVFVLLQVLLLVLVLPRLRSLKLIRQALYWSERRYHAVVRVINDAVIGINDKGCIVIFNPAAEKMFGYAEEEILGKPLDGLLPERFRDRHRSRLARFFSGDPVSDLLGQNVELPALHHNGEEFYVELSLSLMHQGNRVKVIAALRDVTERRRAGDELRRSEERYRALVQTQVEAVCRWLPDTTLTYVNEAYCRLYKKRPEELLGQKIVERMSACERTAMEEHIRLLIAQPGTLYHETSIPRGDDRCLWYRWSNTAIVGELGRWWKFRLSAWTLPNAKRWRKNCGKASRDFAIRLICCLSRFSRQILSGG; encoded by the coding sequence TTGAACATCCTGATGCTGCACTCCTATCATATCGAGTACGACTGGACCCGTGACCAGCATGCCGCATTTGTCGGGACCCTGAAGCAGCGCGCCCCACAACGGGAAATTTCCTTTTTTGCCGAATATCTGGACACCAAACGCAACCTGTACACCCCGGATTACGCCGCCTTTTTTGCCGAGTATCTGAAAAAAAAATTTCTCGGCTACCATCTCGACGCCATTTACGTCACCGATGACAACGCCCTGTCTTTGCTGCTTCGCTACCGGCAGGAACTGTTCCCCGGGGTACCCGTGGTGTTCAGCGGCGTCTGCAACCTCTGGCCGGGCAAACCAGGCAAAACCGCCCTGTTGGACGGAGTTTACGAGCGCAAGGATGTGGCGGGCAACGTGCGGATTGCCAAGGCCATCGACCCCGGCCTGAAAAAGCTCTACTTTGTCGGTGATGGCGGGCCTTCCCATAATTTTATCGCCAGGCAGGTAAAGGCGGAAATGGCGAAACATTTTCCCGGCTTAGCCTATGAACTGGTGGCCGACCGTTCCCTGTACAAGTTGCGTGGCAAGCTTGCGGAAAAAGTCGAGGGAACCGTGATTCTCACCACCCTGGGGGGATTGCTGAGCCCCGATGGCAGTACCGTGCCGATCCCGGCGGCGGTTGCGACTCTCGCTGAATCGGGCAAATTCAAAATTCTGACCATGGGGTCCAATTATCTGACGGAAGGGGTCATTGGCGGCAGTGTGGTGGATGGTTTCGTTCAAGGACAGGCCGCCGCGCATGTTCTGCTCCGGCAGGTGCTCAAGGAATCCCCGGCGGTTGATGGCAAAGGGTTCGCAGCAACCCGCCATGTGTTTTTTTACCCCGCTCTTCAATCCTGGAAGATTTCACTCAAGGACCTGCCCGGCGACAGCGTTATCATCGACGGGCCGGCGCGGACCATCGGCCAGCACACCCGGCTGCTGCTCGGAGGGCTGGTGTTTGTGCTTTTGCAGGTCCTTCTGCTGGTGCTGGTGCTGCCCCGCCTGCGATCTCTCAAGCTGATCCGGCAGGCCCTGTACTGGAGCGAACGGCGCTACCATGCCGTGGTCAGGGTCATCAACGATGCCGTGATCGGCATCAATGACAAGGGCTGCATCGTCATTTTCAATCCCGCTGCCGAAAAGATGTTCGGCTATGCCGAGGAAGAAATCCTTGGCAAACCTCTCGATGGTTTGCTGCCGGAACGCTTTCGCGACCGTCACCGCAGCAGACTGGCCCGGTTTTTTTCAGGAGACCCCGTTTCCGATCTTCTCGGCCAGAATGTCGAACTGCCCGCGTTGCACCATAACGGGGAGGAGTTTTATGTCGAGCTGTCCCTGTCCCTGATGCACCAGGGAAACAGGGTCAAGGTGATCGCCGCCCTGCGCGACGTCACCGAACGCAGGCGCGCAGGGGACGAGCTGCGCCGCAGCGAAGAGCGCTATCGGGCGTTGGTCCAGACCCAGGTCGAAGCCGTTTGCCGCTGGCTTCCCGACACCACCCTGACCTATGTCAACGAGGCCTATTGCCGCTTGTACAAAAAACGTCCCGAGGAGTTGCTGGGGCAAAAAATCGTCGAAAGAATGTCAGCCTGCGAGCGGACCGCTATGGAGGAGCACATACGGCTTCTGATCGCCCAGCCCGGCACCCTCTATCATGAAACCTCGATTCCGCGGGGCGATGACCGCTGCCTCTGGTATCGCTGGAGCAATACCGCCATCGTTGGGGAGTTGGGGAGGTGGTGGAAATTCAGGCTGTCGGCCTGGACATTACCGAACGCAAAAAGGTGGAGGAAGAACTGCGGGAAAGCGAGTCGCGATTTCGCGATACGGCTGATCTGCTGCCTCAGTCGGTTTTCGAGACAGATATTGTCGGGCGGCTGA
- a CDS encoding PAS domain S-box protein yields MEEELRESESRFRDTADLLPQSVFETDIVGRLTFANRVTLEMTGCSDEDLARGISVFDLMAGSERERLVRDFQKVLAGETVNASECLIEARNGFRFKVMISASPVVRKNRIIGVRGVAVDISERIVAEQALRQSEKKFKRLFREYQALLDGIPDPIALIAPDRTVVRTNRGMANALGLAVQDIPGQKCCALWNSDCCAEEQCPVLSCFRTGAPQKKELRTRDGRSWEVRVFPVQDKTGTTVQVIRYASDITRQIRLREESLRTGQLASLGELAAGVAHEINNPINGIINYAQLLADSLDIAREDHEILKGIIDEGERIANIVRNLLAFARTRKEHKDRMNLWDALACSLALTESQLRKDGIRLQLDVPADLPEIIAHAQEIQQVILNLLSNARYALNKKYPAVAPDKILSIKASPCENQDVPSVRIDFHDRGIGIPEGVRHKVLAPFFTSKPAGEGTGLGLSISHGIVKDHQGEILIDSREGHFTTVTLIFPTAPEENHEH; encoded by the coding sequence GTGGAGGAAGAACTGCGGGAAAGCGAGTCGCGATTTCGCGATACGGCTGATCTGCTGCCTCAGTCGGTTTTCGAGACAGATATTGTCGGGCGGCTGACGTTTGCCAATCGCGTGACGCTGGAGATGACCGGATGCAGCGACGAAGATCTGGCGCGAGGAATCAGCGTCTTTGACCTGATGGCCGGATCGGAACGCGAACGCCTGGTGCGGGACTTTCAAAAAGTGCTTGCCGGCGAGACGGTCAATGCCAGCGAATGTCTGATCGAAGCGCGCAACGGCTTCCGGTTCAAGGTGATGATTTCAGCCTCACCGGTGGTGCGTAAAAACCGTATCATCGGAGTGCGCGGCGTGGCGGTGGATATTTCCGAACGCATCGTCGCCGAACAGGCACTGCGACAGAGCGAAAAAAAATTCAAGCGTCTGTTCCGCGAATATCAGGCGCTGCTCGACGGCATACCCGACCCGATCGCTCTGATTGCGCCGGATCGTACCGTAGTGCGCACCAATCGCGGTATGGCCAACGCTCTTGGGCTTGCTGTGCAGGATATCCCGGGGCAAAAATGCTGCGCTTTATGGAACAGCGATTGCTGCGCGGAGGAGCAGTGCCCGGTGCTGTCCTGCTTTCGCACCGGTGCCCCGCAGAAAAAGGAGCTCAGAACCCGGGACGGCCGCAGCTGGGAGGTGCGGGTGTTCCCGGTCCAGGACAAAACCGGCACCACCGTGCAGGTGATCCGTTATGCCAGCGACATCACCCGCCAGATCCGGCTGCGCGAGGAGTCCCTGCGCACCGGCCAGCTGGCATCCCTCGGCGAATTGGCTGCCGGGGTCGCGCATGAAATCAACAATCCTATTAACGGTATCATCAACTATGCCCAGCTGCTGGCCGACAGTCTCGATATCGCACGGGAGGATCATGAGATTCTCAAGGGTATCATCGACGAGGGGGAGCGGATTGCCAACATTGTACGCAACCTCCTGGCTTTTGCGCGGACCCGCAAGGAGCATAAGGACCGCATGAACTTGTGGGATGCCCTGGCATGTTCGCTGGCATTGACCGAATCCCAGCTGCGCAAGGACGGCATCCGGCTGCAGCTCGACGTGCCGGCCGACCTGCCCGAGATCATTGCCCATGCCCAGGAAATCCAGCAGGTGATCCTGAATCTGCTGAGCAATGCCCGCTATGCACTGAACAAGAAGTATCCCGCTGTTGCCCCCGACAAGATCCTGAGCATCAAGGCCAGTCCCTGCGAGAATCAGGACGTTCCGTCGGTGCGGATAGATTTTCACGATCGCGGCATCGGTATCCCCGAAGGCGTAAGGCACAAGGTCCTTGCCCCTTTTTTCACCAGCAAACCAGCCGGGGAGGGAACCGGGCTTGGACTCAGCATAAGCCATGGCATCGTCAAGGATCATCAGGGCGAAATCCTTATCGATAGCCGTGAGGGGCACTTTACGACCGTTACCCTGATTTTTCCCACAGCACCCGAGGAAAACCATGAACACTGA
- a CDS encoding sigma-54 dependent transcriptional regulator yields the protein MNTDVEVSGRILVVDDEKCLRFSFERFLSAEGYRVSTAADFEEALGQLRNGKFDLIFSDIVLGGHSGIELLRILRERDQNTPVIMVTGFPNVETASEAVRLGAYDYISKPVVKKDLLQVARSALKYKRAIDRESETRTNLAAIFESVRDGLVSVDCSEVVTDFNGAARKICGLAEDDRGEKIGSLAMLCSGRCRELLDRTLEQRRPLTLERMTCEHLERPEQVVSLSTAPLQNRDGDFFGAVMVIRDETRLNDLERSLNQRQSFHRMIGQGRRMQELYGFIENLAQVPSTVLILGESGTGKELVAEALHLSGTRKKRPLVKVNCAALSDTLLESELFGHVKGSFTGAIKDHVGRFQRADGGTIFLDEIGDISPRMQLRLLRVLQEKEVERIGDATPIKVDVRIVAATNQDLEEKVRRGEFRQDLYYRLKVITMQLPALRERKEDIPCLVDHFIRHYNQELGRNLQGVSAEALQALQNYDWPGNVRQLEHAVEHILIHCMEPVATLHHLPQEVLQARLSTSKPDGEPENDERQAILAALRKTDWNKAKAARLLGIDRKTLYRKIEKFQLLDPGEVA from the coding sequence ATGAACACTGATGTCGAAGTTTCCGGAAGAATTCTTGTTGTCGATGATGAAAAGTGCCTGCGCTTCAGCTTTGAACGCTTTCTCAGTGCGGAGGGATACCGGGTCTCCACCGCGGCCGATTTCGAGGAAGCACTGGGACAATTGCGAAACGGGAAATTTGACCTGATATTTTCTGACATCGTGCTTGGCGGGCATAGTGGCATCGAGCTGCTGCGCATCCTTCGGGAGCGCGATCAAAACACCCCGGTGATCATGGTGACCGGTTTTCCCAATGTGGAGACGGCCAGCGAGGCCGTTCGTCTGGGGGCCTATGATTACATTTCCAAACCGGTCGTCAAAAAGGACCTTCTGCAGGTGGCGCGATCCGCCCTCAAGTACAAGCGGGCCATCGATCGGGAATCCGAAACCCGTACCAATCTCGCCGCTATTTTCGAGAGTGTCCGGGACGGTCTGGTGTCCGTCGATTGCTCGGAGGTGGTAACCGACTTCAACGGTGCCGCGCGCAAAATCTGTGGATTGGCGGAAGACGACCGCGGTGAAAAAATCGGTTCCTTGGCCATGCTCTGTTCGGGGCGATGCCGCGAGCTTCTGGACCGCACCCTCGAGCAGCGCCGTCCCCTGACCCTGGAGCGCATGACCTGCGAGCACCTGGAGCGCCCCGAGCAGGTGGTGTCCCTGTCCACGGCTCCTTTGCAGAACCGCGACGGAGATTTTTTCGGAGCGGTCATGGTCATTCGGGACGAGACGCGGCTCAACGATCTCGAGCGCAGCCTCAATCAGCGGCAATCCTTCCACCGCATGATCGGCCAGGGTCGCAGAATGCAGGAACTTTACGGTTTTATCGAAAACCTCGCCCAGGTGCCCTCCACGGTACTGATCCTTGGCGAGAGCGGCACCGGCAAGGAGCTGGTAGCCGAGGCCCTGCACCTTTCCGGTACACGCAAAAAACGTCCCCTGGTCAAGGTCAATTGCGCAGCCTTGTCCGATACGCTGCTTGAAAGCGAATTGTTCGGCCATGTCAAGGGTTCCTTCACTGGCGCCATCAAGGATCATGTCGGACGGTTTCAGAGAGCCGACGGCGGAACCATTTTTCTCGATGAAATCGGCGATATTTCGCCGCGCATGCAGTTGCGGTTGCTGCGGGTGCTGCAGGAAAAGGAGGTCGAGCGCATTGGCGACGCCACCCCCATCAAGGTGGATGTGCGCATCGTTGCCGCCACCAACCAGGATCTGGAGGAAAAGGTGCGCCGTGGCGAATTCCGCCAGGACCTCTATTACAGGCTCAAGGTCATTACCATGCAACTGCCTGCATTGCGGGAGCGCAAGGAAGACATTCCCTGTCTGGTGGATCATTTCATCCGGCACTACAACCAGGAGTTGGGACGCAATCTGCAGGGGGTCAGCGCCGAAGCCCTGCAGGCCCTGCAGAATTACGACTGGCCGGGCAATGTCCGCCAGCTGGAGCATGCGGTGGAGCATATTCTGATTCACTGCATGGAGCCGGTCGCGACCCTCCATCACCTGCCTCAGGAGGTTCTGCAAGCGCGTCTTTCGACGTCGAAACCTGATGGCGAGCCGGAAAATGATGAACGGCAGGCTATCCTTGCGGCGTTGCGGAAAACCGATTGGAACAAAGCCAAGGCTGCCCGGCTTCTCGGCATCGACCGCAAGACCCTGTATCGCAAAATTGAGAAATTCCAATTACTCGATCCCGGAGAGGTTGCATAG
- a CDS encoding chemotaxis protein CheW: MDNTVRKEDGFGFVEEDTQKDKYLTFSLADEVYAIDICYVTEIIGILKITKVPDMPSFIKGVINLRGKVIPVMDVRARFGLPAREYDERTCVVVVNVVDNAMGLVVDRVNEVMDIPAGQVEPPPASKGSGRGKYVKGIGKVEDEVKILLDVECLVD, from the coding sequence ATGGACAATACGGTGCGCAAGGAAGACGGTTTCGGTTTTGTCGAAGAGGATACCCAGAAGGACAAGTACCTCACTTTTTCTCTGGCGGATGAAGTCTATGCCATTGATATTTGCTATGTAACCGAAATTATAGGCATTCTGAAAATAACCAAGGTTCCGGACATGCCCTCTTTCATCAAAGGCGTGATCAATCTGCGCGGCAAGGTCATTCCGGTGATGGATGTCCGCGCCCGCTTCGGTCTTCCCGCTCGTGAGTACGATGAGCGTACTTGTGTCGTGGTGGTCAATGTCGTGGACAATGCCATGGGGCTGGTGGTTGACCGTGTCAACGAGGTTATGGACATTCCGGCGGGGCAGGTTGAGCCTCCCCCGGCCAGCAAGGGGTCGGGCAGAGGCAAATATGTCAAAGGCATCGGCAAGGTCGAGGATGAAGTGAAAATTCTGCTTGACGTGGAGTGTCTTGTGGACTGA
- a CDS encoding methyl-accepting chemotaxis protein, with the protein MEWFRNLKISGKLGLAFTLLILLMALLGWAGYMNVVKVAGQMERFYQVQLPSLDYLLQVDRDLQQLMVAERSLLATASADPRFETLVQQYEENLKQSEERWGLAKALLPAEATGAICARYEKARQAWSASSRQVLDYCRQDSPEARQSALALSMGDAAKLFEDMRTPIDQLTELLETTAAREAEAARQRVGVTVLYTLILFALGLLVAVGGGWFLSRAIIGPLRRALNLAEEIANGDLSHRLHMKHKDETGRLGHMLDVMADNLTRHAELAEKVASGDLSAEVSLVSDRDQFGKALQTMTARLSELVLQVQTAVGQISVGSEQVSGASQTLSQGATESAASLEEITASMTQMASQTKLTAQNAEQANSLSKGSRNAAARGDKLMQELVEAMSEIDRSGQDINKIIKVIDEIAFQTNLLALNAAVEAARAGQHGKGFAVVAEEVRNLAARSAKAAKETAQLIENSAEKTRNGNSIADKTAAAFKGIVAGAAKVTDLVGEIAAAATEQASGIEQVNRGLDQIDRVTQQNTAHAEESAAAAEELSGQAGQLKELVGRFKVRGAARSFLPTGKKLPPSRSGQLLIETSAQSGKPAREESRMRSASSTSTRNQRPQGTARAAAVTEVPAKKATDTRTVVAPLSANKKQDLKPEEVIALDDTEFGRY; encoded by the coding sequence ATGGAATGGTTCAGAAATTTGAAAATCAGCGGCAAGTTGGGCCTGGCCTTTACGCTGCTGATTCTGCTGATGGCGCTTCTGGGGTGGGCGGGCTACATGAATGTGGTCAAGGTTGCCGGCCAGATGGAGCGGTTTTACCAGGTGCAGTTGCCTTCGCTGGATTATCTGCTGCAGGTTGATCGTGACCTTCAGCAGTTGATGGTCGCCGAGCGTTCCCTGTTGGCGACCGCTTCGGCCGATCCCCGTTTTGAAACCCTGGTCCAGCAATACGAGGAGAATCTCAAGCAGTCCGAAGAGCGCTGGGGGCTTGCCAAGGCACTGCTGCCCGCGGAGGCGACCGGCGCCATCTGTGCCCGCTATGAAAAAGCCCGGCAGGCGTGGAGCGCGTCATCCCGGCAGGTTCTGGACTATTGTCGTCAGGACAGTCCTGAAGCCAGACAGAGCGCCCTGGCCCTGAGCATGGGAGATGCGGCAAAATTGTTCGAAGACATGCGCACCCCCATCGATCAGCTGACGGAACTGCTGGAGACAACCGCCGCGCGGGAAGCGGAGGCTGCCCGGCAGCGGGTTGGCGTTACGGTTTTATATACGCTGATTCTGTTTGCCCTTGGTCTGTTGGTGGCGGTCGGCGGCGGATGGTTTTTGAGCCGGGCGATCATCGGGCCGTTGCGCCGGGCGCTGAACCTGGCGGAGGAGATCGCCAATGGCGATCTGAGCCACCGATTGCATATGAAGCACAAGGATGAAACCGGCCGACTCGGCCATATGCTGGATGTCATGGCGGACAACCTGACCCGGCATGCCGAGCTGGCCGAAAAAGTCGCCAGTGGCGACCTCTCCGCCGAGGTCAGCCTGGTTTCCGACCGTGATCAGTTTGGCAAGGCTCTGCAAACCATGACCGCGCGTCTGAGCGAGCTGGTCCTGCAGGTGCAGACGGCCGTCGGGCAGATCAGCGTCGGCTCCGAGCAGGTGTCCGGCGCCAGCCAGACCTTGTCCCAGGGTGCTACGGAATCGGCCGCCTCGCTGGAGGAAATTACCGCCTCCATGACGCAGATGGCTTCCCAGACCAAACTCACTGCACAGAATGCCGAACAGGCCAATTCCCTGTCCAAGGGATCGCGCAACGCTGCGGCGCGTGGTGACAAACTGATGCAGGAGCTGGTCGAGGCGATGTCCGAGATCGATCGCTCCGGCCAGGATATCAACAAAATTATCAAGGTGATCGACGAGATTGCCTTCCAGACCAATCTGCTGGCGCTCAATGCCGCGGTCGAAGCGGCCCGTGCCGGTCAGCATGGCAAGGGATTCGCCGTGGTGGCCGAGGAAGTGCGCAACCTCGCGGCGCGTAGCGCCAAGGCCGCCAAGGAGACCGCTCAGCTGATCGAAAATTCAGCGGAAAAGACCCGCAACGGCAACTCGATTGCTGACAAGACGGCGGCCGCATTCAAAGGAATCGTGGCCGGAGCCGCCAAGGTTACCGATCTGGTCGGCGAGATTGCGGCAGCCGCCACCGAGCAGGCATCCGGAATTGAACAGGTCAACCGGGGTCTGGATCAGATAGACCGGGTTACCCAGCAGAACACGGCGCACGCCGAAGAAAGCGCGGCGGCGGCTGAAGAACTGAGCGGTCAGGCTGGCCAGCTCAAGGAACTGGTCGGGCGTTTCAAGGTGCGTGGCGCCGCCAGGTCGTTCCTGCCAACCGGCAAAAAACTGCCGCCATCAAGGTCGGGCCAACTCCTGATCGAGACATCCGCACAGAGCGGCAAACCAGCTCGGGAGGAATCCCGGATGCGCAGTGCCAGCAGCACGTCAACCCGAAATCAGCGGCCGCAGGGTACGGCCAGGGCCGCGGCGGTTACCGAAGTACCCGCCAAAAAGGCAACCGATACCAGGACCGTCGTAGCACCTTTGTCGGCCAATAAAAAGCAAGATCTGAAGCCGGAAGAAGTCATCGCACTCGACGATACGGAATTCGGCCGCTACTGA
- the tsaA gene encoding tRNA (N6-threonylcarbamoyladenosine(37)-N6)-methyltransferase TrmO, whose product MIIPMQPIGFIHSCFPDKFGIPRQAGLVAEACATLELLPPFDMPEAVRGLEDFSHIWLIFVFHAHLDSGWKPTVRPPRLGGNKRLGVFATRSPFRPNPIGLSAVELTGIDLEKGRSVLHLRGVDLLDGTPVVDIKPYLPYADALPDARGSFASEAPDRSSLRIDFAPQAQAFCHTAENIGHSRLETLIRQVLENDPRPAYYANRPGRQSFGMRLFDLEVQWQIEGQRILVVSIKKSIP is encoded by the coding sequence ATGATTATTCCCATGCAGCCTATCGGGTTCATTCATTCCTGCTTCCCGGACAAGTTCGGCATCCCGCGCCAGGCCGGGCTCGTCGCCGAAGCCTGCGCCACGCTGGAGTTGCTGCCGCCGTTCGACATGCCGGAGGCGGTCAGGGGACTGGAAGACTTCTCCCATATCTGGTTGATCTTCGTTTTTCACGCGCACCTGGACAGCGGCTGGAAACCGACTGTCCGCCCGCCGCGACTGGGAGGCAACAAACGGCTCGGCGTTTTCGCCACCCGTTCCCCGTTTCGGCCCAACCCCATCGGCCTGTCCGCTGTCGAACTGACAGGGATCGACCTGGAAAAGGGGCGTTCGGTCCTTCATCTGCGCGGAGTCGACCTCCTTGACGGCACCCCGGTTGTGGACATCAAACCCTACCTCCCCTATGCCGATGCCCTGCCCGATGCGCGAGGCAGTTTTGCCTCCGAAGCGCCTGACCGCTCATCCTTGCGCATCGATTTCGCGCCACAGGCGCAAGCCTTCTGCCATACGGCCGAAAACATCGGCCACTCCCGCCTTGAAACATTGATTCGCCAGGTTCTCGAAAACGACCCGCGGCCGGCTTACTACGCCAACCGCCCTGGGCGGCAATCTTTCGGCATGCGCCTGTTCGATCTGGAAGTGCAGTGGCAGATAGAAGGACAGCGAATCCTGGTGGTTTCCATAAAAAAAAGCATTCCATAA